Proteins from one Mercurialis annua linkage group LG7, ddMerAnnu1.2, whole genome shotgun sequence genomic window:
- the LOC126656695 gene encoding uncharacterized protein LOC126656695, whose protein sequence is MVIKGRKRAAVIESDGSTSKTPTSKKAKTEGASSVKSKSLKEEGGMAVNTLIRPKFIDWKFFGKKDMPFREWFEVQGWLSFLKIKEVMYVLLVKEFFSTLSVGKEDCFKVTLKGKSFIITLDVLSEAFGIPNRGAKIAKKSEIKKASDFQEDQFKKEICEGKRAGLLDVSSASLSTNFRVLHKFITAFIAPKSGSLDYVSSIELCLMWHIVKKRKFNLCYLIMNLLTNSSKSKGMPYAMLLTVLFDHIGVNLSKAVSTALKESDVIGQGFVSKTKKFKESKEIETTQFVDDEELASGEDKTQEKEKSEEASEKEVSSEEKEDSEEEAESSEKEIFESAKRKDLALEVSDSINSEKTDSEDLETLQEALQKKRNQGFQIKATSTRIPKLPIRRKIVLTKHGVPKETAHRKKDSKTPSQELPSYNINDIVETGKNTEEENIETKKDIEQTTLGDKTKGETSKAKKTVEAASTEANVDTSEAKTRALLADKFQMFDRAARESLDLWLTEMKKEFLNLMIPTAPISALSPLKQVEKESIGTDVVRSISGADPETTEPLNIDSPISKAVQSSIPPSVSKRATRSSTKFETAKISPGEIGSKDKPAVLED, encoded by the coding sequence ATGGTTATTAAAGGAAGGAAAAGGGCTGCTGTCATTGAGTCTGATGGGTCTACCTCAAAGACTCCCACTTCGAAAAAGGCAAAAACTGAAGGAGCTAGTTCAGTCAAAAGCAAAAGTTTGAAGGAAGAAGGAGGAATGGCTGTTAACACTCTGATCCGGCCAAAGTTTATAGATTGGAAATTTTTTGGGAAAAAGGACATGCCTTTTAGAGAATGGTTCGAAGTTCAAGGATGGTTAAGCTTTCTAAAGATCAAAGAGGTGATGTATGTTCTGTTGGTGAAAGAATTCTTCTCTACACTCTCTGTAGGAAAAGAAGACTGCTTTAAGGTGACTCTTAAAGGTAAAAGCTTTATCATTACTCTTGATGTTCTTTCAGAAGCTTTTGGAATACCAAACAGAGGAGCTAAAATAGCTAAGAAGAGTGAGATCAAGAAAGCTTCAGACTTTCAGGAGGATCAATTTAAAAAGGAAATCTGTGAAGGAAAAAGAGCTGGACTTTTAGATGTTTCTTCAGCATCTCTGAGTACAAACTTTCGGGTATTACACAAGTTCATTACTGCTTTTATTGCCCCAAAGTCAGGTTCTCTTGATTATGTGAGTAGTATTGAGCTGTGTTTGATGTGGCACATTGTTAAGAAAAGGAAGTTCAACCTGTGTTACTTGATCATGAACTTGCTAACCAACTCTTCAAAATCTAAAGGTATGCCCTATGCTATGTTGTTAACTGTGTTGTTTGATCATATTGGTGTAAACTTGTCAAAGGCAGTCTCTACTGCTTTGAAGGAGTCAGATGTGATAGGTCAAGGCTTTGTgtcaaaaacaaagaaatttaAGGAGTCCAAAGAAATTGAAACAACTCAGTTTGTGGATGATGAAGAGCTGGCAAGTGGTGAAGATAAGACTCAGGAAAAGGAAAAATCAGAAGAGGCATCTGAGAAAGAGGTTAGCTCTGAGGAGAAGGAGGActcagaagaagaagcagaatcCTCAgaaaaagagatttttgaatcTGCAAAAAGAAAAGATTTGGCTTTGGAGGTTTCTGACTCTATCAATTCAGAGAAGACTGACTCAGAAGACTTGGAGACTCTGCAAGAAGCTCTTCAAAAGAAAAGGAATCAAGGCTTCCAGATCAAGGCCACTAGTACTCGAATTCCAAAGCTTCCTATCCGAAGAAAAATTGTGTTAACCAAGCATGGTGTTCCAAAAGAAACTGCTCACAGGAAGAAGGATTCAAAAACTCCCTCACAGGAGCTTCCAAGTTACAACATTAATGACATTGTGGAAACTGGGAAAAATACAGAGGAAGAGAACATTGAAACAAAGAAGGACATTGAGCAGACAACTTTGGGGGACAAAACAAAAGGGGAGACTAGCAAAGCTAAGAAGACTGTTGAAGCTGCTTCCACTGAGGCTAATGTGGACACATCTGAAGCTAAAACTCGAGCTCTTCTAGCTGACAAATTTCAGATGTTTGATAGAGCTGCAAGAGAAAGCTTGGATTTATGGCTTACTGAGATGAAAAAGGAGTTTCTGAACTTGATGATTCCAACTGCTCCTATCTCTGCCTTATCTCCATTGAAGCAAGTTGAGAAGGAATCAATAGGTACTGATGTTGTGAGAAGTATCTCTGGAGCTGATCCAGAAACTACTGAGCCTTTGAACATTGATTCTCCTATCTCAAAAGCTGTTCAGTCCAGCATTCCCCCTTCTGTTTCTAAAAGAGCCACCCGTTCATCCACCAAGTTTGAAACCGCAAAGATCTCACCTGGTGAAATAGGTTCCAAGGACAAACCTGCTGTTTTAGAAGATTAA